Proteins from a single region of Candidatus Puniceispirillum marinum IMCC1322:
- the mnmC gene encoding FAD-dependent 5-carboxymethylaminomethyl-2-thiouridine(34) oxidoreductase MnmC: MAENLHMHDGADYRLAEAKLSWRDDILRADDYDDVYFSAEGGLAESRHVFLSGNDLPFRLQDASHFTIAETGFGTGLNLLAVMAEMDKFPNLQLDYISLEACPLRLDDLARAHAPFAEVALYAETLRAAMPPRWPGTHMVPLLDGRLRLHLLYGQAEDMLAEMDFRADAWFLDGFSPAKNMAMWDKDILGHVGRLTRQGGTLSSFTVASGVRDALQGAGFVVEKCPGFGRKRHMLTGIKPLVAPLATRADGIKQVAIIGGGIAGASIASGLNRRGVSATIFDSAPKLASGASGNRMAVQSPRLAVDHNLASQLSSMCLSFAARLSDALDCSVAHNVISLDWPNREAVRQDKFRRQFWPDSLMRFVDADEASALSAIALPLGGAVHDYGRIINPVKYVERLAAGASLSLATKVTDITQLDAQTFRINGDMSEAYSAVVLAGGANISQILSHLHKSGIPLDVTSGQVSHIPTNNAVQPLQSGLSFGGYLTPAYNGFHELGATFDRTAAMTVTDQGHAHNMNLLPDGMAGLIEVPDVTGGFIGRMSQRASTPDRNPIMGHLGDRIYCLGALGARGMTFAPLLGDMLAAEITGTPVSLARDICHALDPFRFRMR; this comes from the coding sequence TCTGCGTGCTGATGACTATGATGATGTCTATTTTTCGGCTGAAGGCGGCTTGGCTGAAAGCCGCCACGTATTTCTAAGTGGAAATGATTTACCCTTTCGGCTGCAAGATGCGTCACATTTCACCATTGCCGAAACGGGATTTGGTACGGGGTTGAATCTGCTGGCAGTGATGGCCGAGATGGATAAGTTTCCCAACCTGCAACTGGATTATATCTCACTCGAAGCGTGCCCACTTAGGCTGGATGACCTTGCACGTGCGCATGCGCCCTTTGCCGAGGTCGCTTTGTATGCTGAAACTTTACGTGCGGCTATGCCACCGCGCTGGCCAGGGACGCATATGGTGCCTTTGCTTGATGGGCGGCTACGGCTACACCTGCTTTACGGACAGGCAGAGGACATGCTGGCCGAGATGGATTTTCGGGCTGATGCCTGGTTTCTTGATGGGTTCAGTCCCGCCAAAAATATGGCTATGTGGGACAAAGATATACTGGGTCATGTTGGCCGGTTAACGCGCCAAGGCGGAACATTGTCTAGCTTTACGGTGGCCAGCGGCGTAAGAGACGCCCTTCAAGGGGCTGGCTTTGTCGTTGAAAAATGCCCCGGCTTTGGCCGCAAACGCCATATGTTAACCGGGATAAAGCCGCTTGTTGCCCCTCTGGCCACTCGTGCAGATGGTATCAAACAGGTGGCCATTATTGGTGGCGGTATAGCGGGTGCGTCAATTGCGTCCGGCCTGAACAGGCGAGGTGTCAGCGCGACTATTTTTGACAGTGCGCCAAAGCTGGCAAGCGGGGCATCCGGCAACCGTATGGCTGTGCAAAGCCCAAGGCTGGCTGTCGATCATAATCTTGCCAGTCAGCTATCATCAATGTGTTTGTCCTTTGCGGCCAGATTATCTGACGCACTTGATTGCAGTGTTGCCCACAATGTGATTTCGCTGGATTGGCCAAACCGCGAAGCCGTGCGACAGGATAAATTCAGGCGGCAATTCTGGCCAGATAGCCTGATGCGTTTTGTCGATGCCGATGAAGCCTCTGCTTTGTCAGCTATCGCACTTCCGCTTGGCGGCGCCGTACATGATTATGGTCGCATCATCAATCCGGTCAAATATGTCGAGCGCCTTGCCGCGGGGGCGTCCTTGTCTTTGGCAACCAAGGTTACGGATATAACCCAGCTGGATGCGCAGACCTTCCGCATTAATGGCGACATGAGCGAAGCATATAGCGCTGTCGTGCTAGCTGGCGGCGCCAATATCAGCCAGATTCTGTCACATCTGCATAAAAGCGGTATTCCGCTTGACGTGACTTCGGGACAAGTTAGCCATATTCCTACGAATAATGCCGTGCAGCCATTGCAATCTGGGCTGAGCTTTGGTGGCTATCTGACGCCTGCATATAATGGGTTTCACGAGCTTGGTGCCACATTTGACCGCACTGCCGCCATGACTGTCACTGATCAGGGACATGCCCATAATATGAACCTGCTACCTGACGGTATGGCCGGATTGATTGAGGTGCCAGATGTTACGGGTGGTTTTATAGGCCGCATGAGCCAGCGTGCCAGCACGCCGGATCGTAACCCGATCATGGGGCATCTTGGGGATCGTATCTATTGTCTGGGGGCACTGGGTGCGCGCGGCATGACCTTTGCGCCTTTGCTTGGGGATATGCTGGCCGCCGAAATTACCGGCACGCCAGTATCGCTGGCGCGTGATATCTGTCATGCACTTGATCCGTTCCGCTTCAGGATGCGGTGA